TCAGATTAATTAACCTTTACTTGAGACTGTCATCTGGTACATCCTTCAACATGACCAATTCCTATGGCTTTATTATCCTACTGCTCCCTGCACTGAGTCAGCATACCAATGTTTCTGAGAATCACAGCCACGACCTGCAGCACCTGCTCTAAATACCATGCATGTGCTGTGCAGTTGCACTGCTGCAAGGCATGATCCTGTCATCTTGTAAGCTGAGCAGAGACAAGCTCTGTACGTATTTTGCTAAGAGAGCTCTGGGACACTGAGATGGGGTTGTAGATTCAGTATTACATAGTCTGCACCAGGCCAGGGATGGGCTGTATTACTGCCTGCATGCAAATGACAGCCCTGTGTTTTAAAGCTTTGCAAACCCTCAGGTCCTGATGGCACAGAAGGAACTCAAGAAACTCACATTGCACAATCAAGCCctgctttcctctcctctccatccaGCCTCACACTTGTGACATGATCCCTTTCAGAGAGGGCAAGCAGCCTGTGCCTTGGGCACTGGCTGAGGCACCCAAACTCActgctcttctcctccctacctgGCAGGAGTCTGGCAGCATGCGCTCCACTCTGCCATGTGCCCTCTCTTCTTGGTAGAAAGAAATGGAGAACAGGGCAGACCCCTCCATCCCTGGGGCAGTAGCTGTGCCAGAAGGTAGCATGTACTGCTGGTGGTAGGCAGCCAGGCTGGACTCTGGAACCCCTGCATGTGTTAGTCAAAGCCACCAAGTCCCAGACGCTGTGGCTCCTTCTCCCTGTCACTGCAGTGTTACTTCACCCTACCCACAAACCTGGGGGATGCCGGTTACAACACCCAGGAGGGATGGAGCATTCCATGTGCCAACCTGCTCAGATGGCAGATTGAGCCACAAGCCAGGTCTCCTTCCTGGAGTCCTGTCCTGATCTACCCAGCGCTTCAGGAACATACCAGACACGAGACACCAAAAAAGTTGTGGGCCATTTCAGACTCTGTCCCCTAAGGCTTTCAAAGCGGGAAATCAAAGGGAAATGCTGTGCTTTGTTCTGCGGGGGAGCGGCAGGAAAGGTGAGCAGCAACGAGCCTGGCGGAACCGGTCGCTTCAGTTGTCTGCTAGCTCACCTTTGAAGTGGTTTTAAAAATcagggaggaggggcagatatGAGTTCATCTCTTTTACTGCAACTTCACAGAATTTGAGGATGTGGCAGGTAAGAGGCCACCTTTCCCCCACCAGAAAAATAGTGTATCCATTCAGAGAGAAGAGAATACAGCTAATAAAACAGGCTGTGATGCTCATCAAATAAATCTGTGGTGTTCTCACATCCTGAGGAGGCTATGAACAGCTACAATGACAGCAGCATCTACCTATGGTACCATCAAAGACATGTTGGCATTGGCAGGAATAACTGGGCaccctgacacagccccaggtcCTGTGCCAATGGCGCAAGCATCTCTCAGCAGTCACAGCCTTATCTCTGTCTTGTGTTCCCTATCATCGAGCCTGCCTGTActttccctgctgcctctcTTTAACAGAAAGGATTGTTTCTAACCCCAGCCCATGCAAATCCTGGGAGCTCTGTCTGTATTATACAGCATCAGCTATTTACTGCAGCACAAGGAACTGAAGCAATGCCAACAGAGCAGGAGTGGCCTGTTGTGATAAGGGAGGCATCTACTGTACACCCTGTActaggaagaggggaaaaaggaagaggaggaaaaaggacCAATTACTTAATTGGAAATTAATATCTGTTCTactacagggggaaaaaaaatacataaacccCACAGTTGCTTGGCATGACCAGTATCCTCAAGGGTCCCCACCAAATCCACTGAGCTTGCTTCCAAACAAATGCCATTGGCTGGGCAAAGCCCAAACAAGAGATGATACCCTTGATGCTCTCGTGTTGCCACAGACAAGCAGATGTCACTCTGTACAAATTCAAAGCTTTCAGGGGCTGAGGAATGCCAGAGCCATCAAGCCAGACTCGAGTAACAACTCTGAATTGGAAGCCAAGTTATAGAGCTGCCCTATCTTCTGGGGAGCTTGCACCTAACATTTTTCAAAAACAGGAGCAAATACAGTGTCTCTGGCTTGCTGAGAAGACCCGAAAGAGCACATTCATATGAAGCCATAAGCCTGGCTGAAGGCATATACCTACACCTTAATGCAGGTTTGTCTGTTCCTTGACAAAGGGTCTCAGCCCGCAGGTTAGAGGCTGAGCAGAGGAACACATTAGCTGCTTGACTGAGAGGAGCCCTTACCATGCAAGTGCTATTCTAAGCCGTGAAATATGACTTTTACATGCCCAGCTGTAAAAACAGTGGGCAAGGATCCACGTGACTGGGCTGAGACAGCTACTCCTGCAAGCCCAGGAGAGCGTAGAAGAACAGAACGTTAAAGTGATGCGACCACGTCTAAGTGCACACACTAGGATGGTAGCTTTCCCGACAAACCACCGTGCAGGGCAGGTCTGTGTAGTTAATATCTCCTGAGTCACTGTTGcagtcacagaatcaattaggttggaaaagacctctgagatcattgagtctaaCCTAGGACCAAAGACTACCATGTcgactagaccatggcactaagtgccatgtccagtctttccttaaacacctccagggatggactctaccacctccctgggcagctcattcCAGTATCTAATCacctttttactgaaaaaattcttcctaaggtccaacctaaacctcccctggtgcaccttAAGACTATGTCTTCTTGTCTCATCCCTGACTGCCTGGGAGAagaccgacccccacctggctacaacctcccttcaggtagttgtagagagtgataagctAACCCGagcctcctccaggctaaacaatcccggctccctcagccgctcctcgtAGGACACacgctccagacccttcaccagcttcgttgcccttctctggatatGCGACACGTGTCAGAGAGATACCGACGGCAGTCAGTCCCACACCTGACCGCGCAGGGAATCAGCCACCAGGAGCGCGCCGGTCTGCGGGGCTTGGCTGCACGGGATGGCAGCACTGAGGCGCCCGGGATGCTCAGCGCGGAGGGGCCGGGTCTCGCCGCCGCGCCTGCGCTCCGCCGCCCGGGCGCCATGGCCGTGCACTACTGCGGGCTGTGCCGCCGCAGCGCCTTCACCGGCCGCCGGCACCTGTACAGCGCGGGCCATCGCCGGCGGCTGCGGGAGACGCTGGCTCGGCTGCAGGAGGcgacggcggcggcgcgggcggctgCGGCCGTGGCCGATGTGGCCGCGGCCGTGCGGCCCTACGACCCAGCGGAGCACGATGGGCGCGTGTGGTGCCCGTGCTGCGGGCGCGGCGTGCGGAGGGACAGGCGGTGCGGcgggctggcactgctgcaagCCGGGCTGCTGCGGCACTTGGCCGGGTGCGTGGGCAGGAACGGAGGGAGGGCAGATGCTGCCCCAGGCCAGGCTGCTGCGGCTCTTGGCCGGGTGCGGGCGGTGCTGAAAGTGTCATGGTGGCCCGCAGGCCCGAGCACCGCCGGCAGACAGCGCGGTTCTGGCGGGAGAACCGGGCGGAggcggcgctgcgggagcggtgCCTGGTGCCGGCCGAGGAGTACGAGCGCTTCGCGCAGGCTCTAGAGCAGGCGCTGGGCGAGCACCAGCGGCGGGAGGAGGAACGCATCCTCCAGGTACCCTCGGTCTCCTGCCCGCATTGGCATAGGCCCggccgccgctggccccgcCTCACCGCTCTCTCCCCATAGATGGCGGCCGACATCCGGGAGACCGAGCGCCGGCAGCGAGAGACGGTGCAGGCTGCGCTCCAGGTCGGTGAGCTGTATCCTGCCCTCGCTGTACCCTGCCCTCGCTGTACCCTGGCGGGGACCGGGCACTGCTCTGCGCATCCCCACCGGGACCTGGGTGCGCTCGGGAGGAGCTAGGGGCGGGTGGGTGGAGGCTGGGCTCAGTACCAGAAATATTGTTCCTTTTTCCTGAATCGCACTCAGCTTCAAACAGAACCAGAGCTTTGTGCAGGACCTTCTGTCTGCAGGCCCCCCGCGGGACCTGAACGGTAAGCGCCGCTTTCCTTAGCAGTGGCTGATGCATCCCTGCTCAAAGCACCCAACAAGGGGGGAGTTTGACACTGTCATTACCAGGATCTTGCAAATCTTTTGCAAACTTTTTGTCTGCACTATGGTAAGCGCCAGCCTCTTATTTCAGGGACAGCCCTTGTGCTGCAGAacagcctggcccgagcagtATGCAGACAGGACCTGATTTAGCCTGGATGGAATCAAGCCAGGTTCTGACCTTCATTGGCCACCAGGTAGGGGCGACTGGCTAGCGAGTGTGACTTCGATTCAACTGCAAGTCACCTACAGCACATATCACAGAGCAGAATAAGGGGTGGTctccaacacaaaaaaaacagCTTTGTGGATTTGGGCGAGCAGCTAGCTCAGTTTCAGTTACCCAGGTTTAACTTTCATTAAGCAAACATTCTCTAATATGCTGTGAAGAAAGAACAACCTAACAGAGCTTTCCTCTGCCTTTTTGTAATAGAACTTGATTCTGGAAGGGAATGAAGACAATGTTCTTCTGTTCAGAGATACTCTTAAACATAAGATTCTCATAAGCATTTTATGTTCCTATTAAcaggaaacagaaggaaaaggaaatgtcCACACAGGCAAGTGCACCTGCATCATGACTCACGGGGTTGCTGCCTCATGGCTTGCAAACATCACAGGGATAACTCAAAGCAGTTCTGAAGCAGTTGCAGCATAACCAGCAAGTGCTCATTCTTTCGGCAATATTTGACATACTAGAGGAGAAGAAAACACTTCAGCATTGTAAAAACTgttgatgctgctgctgtggggagtGTATGATTTGGGGTGTGATCTGCCATGGCCTTAACTGAGGAAGCCAGCTCCTTTTTCTCAGAACACTCAAGAGTTCATGTTGTCACTTGCTTGGTAGGGCAAGCAGCAGACAGGGGGAAGAGGGGACACTTTTTTCCTGTCACAGTTTAGGATAATGTCAGTGGCTAAGTAAGTATTCCCTGTGACTTCTAGGAGCAAAACCTCCATGGCTAGCAGAGGAAGAAGATGGAAGTAAACAACAAATCGGACCTTCCTATGAGGAATTTCTCAAACACAGTGAGCAGCTCGCAAACCTTTTAGTTAACCTTACAGTCACTTTACCATGCTAGAGAACCAAAAACAATTTGAAAAACTTTTGCTGAAAAAAGTATTTGGGCTTTTGAGCAACCCGGTCTAGGCAAAGTGTCCCCATCCATAGTACTGGGCATTGCAGCAACGTGATccttaagttcccttccaacccaaaccactctacaactgtattttatatttttcagaggAGAAGCAGAAGCTGAAAAAGCTCCCGGTGGAGCGAGTTGGTGCCAACTTTGACCATACCTCTCAGACAAGTGACAGCTGGCTCCCTTCCTTTGGGCGTGTATGGAATCACGGAAGGAGGTGGCAGTCCCGGTGAGCTTCAGGCAAACACAGACAGATGCCAGGGGGGAGAGTCCATGGCTTCTGTCCATGCAAGCTATTCATGCAGCAGGCTCTGAGGTAGCAGCAAGCATAAGGAGACATTCTGCCATACGAGTTATGCCACACAGTGCTTAATCCAGGCACAGTATCATTCTTGTCCTAGAGCAGCACACACATGGCTTATGAGGTGAAGCATGCTGCACACATGAAGGCATCTGCCTCATTTTGTGTGGTTCACCTTTCAGACCCACATACTGTCCCACTGGCACCTTTTAATGTGCCAGAACTCTGTCAGCTAGCTGGAGCTACCACTGAGGTAACAAAAACAGAGGGAGCTTCCTTGCTAAAACACTATGTACAGCACTTCCTTTTTCGAGGAAAGTGTTCCATTATCTCTGCCTAAAGGCTACTGCAGTCTGACTTCTATGCTTTCTTTCAGGCATCAGTTTAGAACTGAAtcaggggaaaagaagaaaaaaaggtgatCAGATGAGGAACACCAgacacccagcactgctgttaAAAGGCTGACTGTAGATAGCTGCAGTTTTGTTGCTGACTGCCCTGTAAGGACACAGCGTCCATCTCAGCATCACATCTAAAGCCACACAAAGTCAGGTCCTGCCAGCAAGGACAGGCTCCTGTGGATGCCATATCTTCACTACCAGAAAGCCTGCTCTATACAGCAAGTGATGCCAGTGGCCTATGCTGACGTGGAACCTCCCATTAAAGAAAGaattttcagagaaataaacttttttttttaaaatgcttctgtGTTTGTAAACCAACTGAAACTCATTTCAAATGCAGGGCCCACCCTGCAGGCAACTAATGCCAGGTGCCTGATATTTTCATTCAAATTTATATTGCTTTCCTTCATTCTAACATTCATCCTTTACGTGGGCTAATATCACTGGCTGCTGTAGGTGATGCAGAAGTTTCTTCCCTTTTAGCAATGCCTTTGTAACACTaataaaaggcaaaaaccaGCTGGTAGAGGACAACAGCCATGACCTCTACTAGAATTCACTATCAATAATGCATCAGTAATGAAACATACGCATTCTtgaaaaagcaagaaatactACAATCAGTAATTTTATTGTGTGCATTACGTATGACACATTGTTGACGAAGTCACTGGAGAACCTGCAAAGCAAGAAGTCCCCAATCAGCAAACCAGGTCAAAGCAGGCTAGCACAAAGTAAACAGTTTGACAGTTTTGTTCCCGCAGGAACACTTGGCCATGGTGCCCTGTGAGAGCAGGGAGGACAAGTGTCCATTTGCCCTGCAGCAAGGGGAACAAACGATGCTTTCCCCATGCaatgggcacagggacaaaaTCAGAAATCGCTCTTTAATTCTGGAGAAGCGATGTTTCCAGTAATGTTCCCCCAGGAAGTTGCTCAGGATGCGAGCAAAATACTTTTGGAGTCTCTGGAAGAACGGCCCACCACAGCCATGTGGAAGTTGCCCATTACACATTGCATAGCTGTCCATTAGCTCCTGACAGCACAACTCAGCTCCTCAGCACCCGGTCTCACCTCACTATGCGTCCTCCCCTGCAGCAGGCGCGTCTCCGCCTTTCGTGTTTCGGGTATAGATCACTTGGGCTCGGTGCTTGGACACCAGTTTGATCAACCctataaaaaaccaaaattatgtCAGTGTGCATGTACTGACAGATGCCAGGGATGCTGAGGTCCCTCCTAGAGAGGCAGGGCAACATACAAGAGGAACTACTAGGGTGTAGCAGCTCATGCAAGTCTTTTATTCCCATCTGGCTACCGTTACATCGCAGCCCATCCCTTCTGGCAACATTTTTCTTAGTACAGCAATGCTCCTATGTAAGCAGAACTGCAGCTCCATACTTTAGAGCACTTCTGAAATGCAAGCTAAGGCAGTGGCTCCCCAAAAACAATTTACGCATGGAGCACTTCAgatgctgcaggaaagctgctgggcaagcaagaaaaaccaaacagccAATTCAAGcagctttctggtttttttccagttttaagTGCTCACCtttgctgagcagctcctggagggCAGCCCGAGCCAGGGAGCCTCGAATCTTCAGCCTTTCTGAGACAACTGCAGGTGTGATGAGTTTGTAGTTGGGCACTTCTTTGCACAGTTTGTCATAGGTGGCCTTGTCAAACAGGACAAGGTTGTTCAACTTGTCTCTCACTTTCCCCTTGGACCACTTCTActtgaaaagagagaaagaacaaTGCCCCCTAAGCCATCCTGTAAGCAAGAACAAAAGAAACTAAAGGATACCCCGAGAACTGCACCATCAAATGTGTCCGTATCACATCCAAAACTAAAGGACtaatgagatgcacaaaagcgCCTTTGTAAATGAACGTGCTGCAGATAATACCTGCAGtatctaaaaataaaaggacTAAAGCCTTCTGTTACGCGGGCTTAACACTATTATGCACAACTTGCTGGCAAATGAAGAGTTGGCTCCTCTAACAAGATACCCGCCCCGCCTTCACAACGCTCCCGGGGCCCGGCCACGCTGCACACGCGCCAGGCCCGGGGATCCCGCTGCCCCCCGAGCCCTCAGCCCCGCCGATTCCCACCTTCTTCTTGGCTTTGCCGCCGGATTTGTTGACCGGGTCCTTGTCCTTCTTGGCGGACTTGCCCGCgtccttcttcttcttgtcgTCTTTGGGCGGCTGCGAGAGGGTGAGAAGGAGGGGGGGTGAACGGCGAGGCTCGGGGCCGCCCCCTCGAGAACCCCCGCAGGGGTTCCCGCCCCGCTCAGGGAACCGCCAGTGTCTCCCGGGGGACCCGGCCCGGCTCGCCAcccgccccccggcccggccccactcACCATGATGCGGCCGCGACTGCTCCGCAAGATGTCGGCGAGAAAGGAAGAGCCCGGCGTGGGGCGGGGGCGGGCCCCGGGCGGGAGGGACGTCACTGCCGGGGCGGGCGCGGTGGCGCTGCCGGGACGGAAGGGTGGTGCTTCTGCCGGGGCACTGCGCCATGGCGATCTTCAGCGTCTACGTGGTTAACAAGGCGGGCGGCCTCATCTACCAGCTGGACCACTACGCGCCCCGCGCCGACACCGAGAAGACGTTCAGCTTTCCGCTCGATCTCGTCCTGCGCCCGCACGACGAGCGCGTCGTCGTCGCCTTCGGGCAGCGGGACGGCATCCGCGGTGCGGCGGGTGGGAAGGGCCGggcgggccaggccgggccgggcgaggccgggccgggctTATTGACTGAGTGACTGACGCCGCCGCGCTGTCCCCGCAGTGGGTCACGCCGTGCTCGCCATCAACGGCGCCGAGGTCAACGGTCGCTTCACGGCGGACGGGAAGGACGTGCTGGAGTTCCTGGGTAACCCCGCCAACTACCCGGTGTCCATCCGCTTTGGCCGCCACCGGCTCTCCTCCAACGAGAAGCTTATGCTGGCCTCCATGTTCCACTCGTGAGTCAGGGTGGGCCGTGACGGGATGGGGGTGGCACGGGCACGGGCGGTGAGGGGTGCTGAGGGGCCTGTCCCCACAGGCTGTTTGCCATCGGGTCACAGCTGTCACCTGAAGTTGGGAGCTCCGGGATCGAGATGCTGGAGACCGACACCTTCAAGTTGCACTGCTTCCAGACACTGACAGGTACCATCGGGCCCTGGGCACCCGGCACCCCTCGGCTTTGCCAGGGCTGTCTCTGTGCTTGGCCTTCCTTATGCTCCTGGCATTATGGCTCCAGGGATCAAATTCATGGTTCTGGCTGACCCAAGGCAGACAGGGATAGATGCTCTTCTCCGCAAAATCTATGAGATTTACTCAGACTTCGCTCTGAAGAATCCTTTCTACTCCCTGGAGATGCCAATAAGGTAAGGAGAAGCCCACTTCTAGTAACCTGGCTGCAACCCCTCATTGCTTTCTACCTACACAGTAGCAAATGCAGACAGTCCTTAAGTAGCAAAACTGGCTGAGGGAAGAGGAAGCAAGCCACAGCACactgctgcagagagaggaTGCAGACCAgtgctggctctgctggggaATTGGGAGCTGCACTTCCTTGGCACAAACCCTGCTGTCCTACCGTCTGTCCAGATCCATACAAGAAACTTTAATCTTAATTAAGGACCAAGTCAGACCTCGACAGCAGTCATGTTGCTGTGTCATAACTTCATGAATCTCTCCTTGAAGGATGCAAAGCCAAAGGATGTGGAGATCCTTTGTTAGCTTTGTTAACTCACTTCTGAAGGTAAAAGTCAtcccttttgcttttctgattGTTTCAGGTGCGAGTTGTTTGATCAGAACTTGAAGCTTGCTCTGGAGGTGGCAGAGAAAGCTGGACCCTTCGGACCTGGATCATAGAGAAAGCCTTGCCTGTTGCACAGATTCATTCGTCTGAAGAGCGGGGCCTCTCTCTTCCCTGGCTGGCCTCTCACAAAGCTCCCCTCTCCACAGCAGAGACTGCACATCCCCAAAACATGCTTCAGTATCTCCCAAAATACCGGTTTATCCCCTTTGTTGGGAAACTTACCTTAAACAGATTCCTCAGCACTGTTTACATCGGGCCACAGGGCCTTCCTTATTCCAGTTGCAGCTCCGCTGCACTTGGGTGAAGGAAAAGGTGCAGGTCTGTGGCCTTACCACAGTCagtgcttttctttcctgtcaTAAATGTACATATGTATTTTTCCTGTATAGCTCTAACTTATGGTCTTGCAGAGGGTTTCTGTATAGAAGTAATAAGTGTTTATTAATGAGGCAAATGGCTGCTTGCTTTCTGTTGGCAGGGACATTTGTGCCAGTGGCCCCTCAAGAGGGTAAGTGGGTTGGGGTGGTTTTGCTTGCACCACTCTCCATAAGACAACCAGGGCCCTTGTAACACTGCTCCATTTTTATTTCACATATAGAAGAGGATCATGTAATTAAGTACAAAATGTAATTcacttccattttttaaattaaggctAGCTAACTACTTTTGCAACCAAGGTATTCAGCAAAATACCTGCATGCAGGCTCTTTACGAGTTGAATTTGCCTCTTTCAGGACCCTAAAGCAGTAAATCCTTTTGGGAAAAAACAAGAGTATTCAACAAAATCCTGGTTAAAAACCTGAGTGTACTTACTGCAGGGTGCTGGGCCTGACTGCTAAGGCTGTCAGTGATGGCTCTGCTAAGTCTGACTCAGAGGCAGCCCAaacccctgcctgcagctgtgAGAGACGCAACTCTTGACCAAAACCACCCCAGTCTTCACACCTTGTACTGAAAAAATACAAGCCAGTGCTCGAAATGTGGGTTATCATGAAACCCAGCTGCAGAAATTGTGGGTTGGTGGTGGCTGCTGTTGCAATTCTTTCTGCTGGGATAGTTTTCCTGGCAGATTTGCAGAGCACTGGCTACGAGCTGCCTCCTTTGTAAATCATTAACACTGCACACAGACATTGCACCACGCGGGATCAGTTCACTAGAAGGAGCTTCTCTAAACGCCATGAATTCCCAGGGAGCATGCCTATATCTAAATGCTGCAGAGAGCCCTGCTGCAGCATGTCGTGCTGTTCCACTTGTCCACAGCAACACACTCCATTGCTCCTAGCAACTAACCCCAGGTACAGCTAAAGCCTTGCTGCTGTCAAAGCAGGCCAGACGTCACCATTCCCTCCTCTCTTGCTGTTGTGTGGctgagcacacacagagctcatGCTGAAGTGACCTGGGACAGCTGTGCTTACGACAGCTGGATGGGACGGATGCAGGTGGCAAAGGCTCAGTTCAGGGCCCCTGAGCAGTGAAGCTGAACTGATTAATGTCTCAGTTAATGGCTGAGACAAACAATAATGACAAAACTAGAGGTAAGTGCACCTGAAGCCAGTCATTTCAGACCACTTGTAGTGGGGAAGCTCAgactgcagagcctgcttgctTCACTAACAGTGCTGTGAGGAAGAGGTACAGTAAAATCATTGCAAATGTAAACTAGGTGAATTATCACATCTTGAGGGAAAAAGTGATCAGTAGCAGGAACCTTGTGCCCTCTGGAACCTGACACTGGATGAGAAATTGAGACATTTTTATCTAGGTTGCAGCAATAGGTAAACTCACTTCTAGGCCAGTTAAACAAAAACGAGCATCATTCACGTGTCAGCGTGGGAACATCCCTTCCACCAAGCAGCTTATCCTCAGTCAGCCTTCCTGGAAATCCGGCCCATCTTGGTGCGGATGTTTCGTAGAAAGAAGAAAGCCACCGTGCCAGCGATACAGGTGACTTCAGCTACCCAGAAGGCTGTAGCCCAGCTGTAGTGCTTGGCAATTGTACTGAAAGGCAGTCCAGCCAGGAAGCCTCCAACTGTAACAtaacacaaacagaaagctaACAACACTTGTGCACTCCCATATTATCTACCAGTACCTGGTTTAGCATATATAAACATTCCTCAGGCCTGGTTTGAACTTAAAGCACAACGCAAAACCTGTCAGGCACAGCACGAAGCATCCCTGAGGCTTCCAGCTCCATTATCTCGCTCCTTAGGTGGCTTCCCACAATCACTAACTTGGCACCCAGGGGACAGACCATGCTTCATCAAGAACGTgcatgggttttgtttgttttttggggaaaCGGGTATTACTTACCATTGGCCATGAGGGCCACTATGGCATGGGAGGTGCCGCACAGGTTGG
This is a stretch of genomic DNA from Aphelocoma coerulescens isolate FSJ_1873_10779 chromosome 24, UR_Acoe_1.0, whole genome shotgun sequence. It encodes these proteins:
- the CENATAC gene encoding centrosomal AT-AC splicing factor isoform X1 — its product is MAVHYCGLCRRSAFTGRRHLYSAGHRRRLRETLARLQEATAAARAAAAVADVAAAVRPYDPAEHDGRVWCPCCGRGVRRDRRCGGLALLQAGLLRHLAGPEHRRQTARFWRENRAEAALRERCLVPAEEYERFAQALEQALGEHQRREEERILQMAADIRETERRQRETVQAALQVGELYPALALQTEPELCAGPSVCRPPAGPERDSPCAAEQPGPSSMQTGPDLAWMESSQVLTFIGHQETEGKGNVHTGAKPPWLAEEEDGSKQQIGPSYEEFLKHKEKQKLKKLPVERVGANFDHTSQTSDSWLPSFGRVWNHGRRWQSRHQFRTESGEKKKKR
- the TRAPPC4 gene encoding trafficking protein particle complex subunit 4; the protein is MAIFSVYVVNKAGGLIYQLDHYAPRADTEKTFSFPLDLVLRPHDERVVVAFGQRDGIRVGHAVLAINGAEVNGRFTADGKDVLEFLGNPANYPVSIRFGRHRLSSNEKLMLASMFHSLFAIGSQLSPEVGSSGIEMLETDTFKLHCFQTLTGIKFMVLADPRQTGIDALLRKIYEIYSDFALKNPFYSLEMPIRCELFDQNLKLALEVAEKAGPFGPGS
- the RPS25 gene encoding small ribosomal subunit protein eS25 — protein: MPPKDDKKKKDAGKSAKKDKDPVNKSGGKAKKKKWSKGKVRDKLNNLVLFDKATYDKLCKEVPNYKLITPAVVSERLKIRGSLARAALQELLSKGLIKLVSKHRAQVIYTRNTKGGDAPAAGEDA
- the CENATAC gene encoding centrosomal AT-AC splicing factor isoform X3 — its product is MAVHYCGLCRRSAFTGRRHLYSAGHRRRLRETLARLQEATAAARAAAAVADVAAAVRPYDPAEHDGRVWCPCCGRGVRRDRRCGGLALLQAGLLRHLAGPEHRRQTARFWRENRAEAALRERCLVPAEEYERFAQALEQALGEHQRREEERILQMAADIRETERRQRETVQAALQVGELYPALALQTEPELCAGPSVCRPPAGPERDSPCAAEQPGPSSMQTGPDLAWMESSQVLTFIGHQETEGKGNVHTEEKQKLKKLPVERVGANFDHTSQTSDSWLPSFGRVWNHGRRWQSRHQFRTESGEKKKKR
- the CENATAC gene encoding centrosomal AT-AC splicing factor isoform X2, whose amino-acid sequence is MAVHYCGLCRRSAFTGRRHLYSAGHRRRLRETLARLQEATAAARAAAAVADVAAAVRPYDPAEHDGRVWCPCCGRGVRRDRRCGGLALLQAGLLRHLAGPEHRRQTARFWRENRAEAALRERCLVPAEEYERFAQALEQALGEHQRREEERILQMAADIRETERRQRETVQAALQLQTEPELCAGPSVCRPPAGPERDSPCAAEQPGPSSMQTGPDLAWMESSQVLTFIGHQETEGKGNVHTGAKPPWLAEEEDGSKQQIGPSYEEFLKHKEKQKLKKLPVERVGANFDHTSQTSDSWLPSFGRVWNHGRRWQSRHQFRTESGEKKKKR